A stretch of Imperialibacter roseus DNA encodes these proteins:
- a CDS encoding PadR family transcriptional regulator translates to MENLRLGNFEEIVLLLVGVLYNGAYSVAIVEEYKKQTGKSINISAIHTVLYRLEEKGFLESKLGEAGDFRGGKRKRLFYLTPYARKALEEIASLREQLRSQIPAISIQ, encoded by the coding sequence ATGGAAAATCTAAGGTTGGGCAATTTTGAGGAGATCGTGCTACTACTTGTTGGGGTATTGTACAATGGTGCCTACTCCGTTGCCATTGTAGAAGAGTACAAGAAACAAACTGGCAAGAGCATCAATATAAGCGCCATCCACACGGTATTGTACCGGCTGGAAGAGAAGGGTTTCCTGGAGTCGAAACTAGGCGAGGCAGGTGACTTTAGAGGTGGCAAGCGCAAGAGACTGTTTTACCTTACTCCATATGCACGAAAGGCCCTGGAAGAAATTGCTTCGCTCCGGGAGCAACTGCGTAGTCAAATTCCAGCCATTTCCATACAATAG
- a CDS encoding ABC transporter permease, which produces MFRNYLVTALRSLLRQKAFSFINIIGLAIGLAACLLIIQYARFELSYEKFLPGYQNVYRLRLDRYNNGELGSQWAAGASAIGKALKEEFPEVVSYARLSHWGFTVKIGDKVFKEENSFFASDDFLKVFPYKVVAGSGENALKEPFTAIITQSTASKYFGEEEAVGKTITVNSGQGFKVTAVIEDQPRNTHLKFGVLVSFATYISWQPEVDDAWWWDGFLNYVKLEEGTSASAFEAKIPTLVEARIGERNREVNHEMIFSLQPLADIHLYSHLMHETEQGGDGDTVYALLGIGFFIILIAWINYVNLATARSINRAREVGVRKVMGSYKRQLVGQFMLESALTNLVAVAIALVIVLAATPYFSELTGQQVSYAFLADAYFWFVLLAFFAGGSILSGLYPSFVLARFQPASVLKGKMSTSPRGILLRKGLVILQMTASVFLMAGTLIVTKQLGFMKSQDLGVDIDQTLVIKGPNVTDSTYTERLTAFKNTLLAQTTVKSMTASSSVPGRQPNWNAGGIRLVTQADSEAKQYRIVGMDYDFIDAYGLEIVAGRKFSKEFGTETTNVIFNETALRWIGFDDPEDLLGNKIEFWGDQYTVIGIAKDYYQQSLKESHEPLIFRLIPDAGQFYSIKLNTANLQSNIEMVKEEYLSSFPGNVFEYFFLDDYFNQQYASEQTFGKVVALFSGLSIFVACLGLIGLTSFSASMRTKEIGIRKVLGASERTILGLLTREFLLLIVISSVLAIPLSWLVYQGWLDNFANRIDLSPWLLLVPGLAVAAVALLASASQTIRAAKLDPAKSLRHE; this is translated from the coding sequence ATGTTTCGCAACTACCTGGTTACGGCCCTTAGAAGTCTCTTGAGACAAAAGGCTTTCTCCTTTATCAACATCATCGGTCTGGCCATTGGCCTGGCCGCTTGCCTGCTAATTATTCAATACGCAAGATTCGAACTGAGCTATGAAAAATTTCTCCCAGGTTACCAAAACGTGTACCGGCTAAGGCTCGACAGATATAACAATGGGGAGCTCGGGTCGCAATGGGCAGCAGGTGCGTCAGCTATAGGCAAAGCATTGAAAGAAGAATTCCCCGAAGTGGTGAGCTACGCCAGGCTGAGCCACTGGGGCTTTACAGTAAAGATTGGCGACAAGGTTTTCAAAGAAGAAAACTCCTTCTTTGCGTCCGATGACTTCTTGAAGGTTTTTCCCTACAAGGTAGTCGCAGGAAGTGGAGAAAATGCATTAAAAGAGCCATTCACCGCCATAATCACTCAATCAACAGCCAGCAAATATTTTGGCGAAGAAGAAGCTGTTGGCAAGACAATTACCGTTAATAGTGGGCAAGGATTCAAGGTGACAGCAGTAATTGAGGATCAACCCCGCAATACCCACCTGAAGTTTGGTGTGCTTGTTTCTTTTGCTACTTACATTTCGTGGCAACCAGAGGTAGATGATGCCTGGTGGTGGGATGGCTTTCTCAACTATGTTAAGCTGGAAGAAGGAACAAGCGCTTCGGCCTTTGAGGCTAAAATCCCAACCCTCGTCGAGGCTAGAATTGGAGAAAGAAACAGAGAGGTCAACCATGAGATGATCTTCAGCCTGCAACCCCTGGCCGACATTCACCTTTACTCTCACCTGATGCATGAAACTGAGCAAGGTGGCGACGGTGACACGGTGTATGCGCTGCTGGGTATTGGCTTTTTTATTATCCTCATTGCCTGGATCAACTATGTTAACCTTGCAACGGCAAGGTCAATCAACCGGGCGAGGGAAGTAGGTGTAAGAAAGGTAATGGGCTCCTACAAAAGACAGCTTGTGGGTCAATTTATGCTGGAGTCCGCCCTCACTAATTTAGTGGCTGTTGCCATTGCATTGGTAATAGTGTTAGCCGCTACCCCCTACTTCAGTGAACTAACAGGCCAGCAAGTCTCCTATGCATTTTTAGCTGACGCCTACTTCTGGTTTGTGTTGCTTGCCTTCTTCGCTGGAGGCAGCATTTTGTCGGGTCTGTATCCGTCGTTTGTGCTTGCCAGATTCCAGCCAGCAAGCGTATTAAAAGGAAAAATGAGCACTTCCCCAAGAGGCATCTTACTAAGAAAGGGGCTCGTTATTTTACAAATGACAGCATCAGTGTTTCTAATGGCCGGCACTTTGATTGTAACAAAGCAGCTTGGCTTCATGAAAAGCCAGGATTTGGGTGTCGACATTGATCAAACACTGGTGATCAAAGGGCCCAATGTAACCGACTCTACATATACCGAACGCTTGACAGCATTCAAGAACACACTGCTCGCTCAAACCACTGTCAAAAGTATGACGGCGTCGAGTTCGGTGCCAGGTCGGCAGCCCAACTGGAACGCCGGAGGAATTCGCTTGGTAACGCAAGCTGACAGCGAGGCAAAACAATATAGAATTGTAGGGATGGATTACGATTTTATTGATGCCTACGGCCTTGAAATAGTAGCTGGCAGAAAGTTTTCCAAGGAATTTGGTACCGAAACCACCAATGTCATTTTCAATGAAACTGCCCTCAGGTGGATTGGTTTCGACGACCCGGAAGACTTGCTCGGAAACAAAATTGAATTCTGGGGAGACCAATACACCGTAATCGGCATTGCCAAAGATTATTACCAGCAGTCACTTAAAGAGAGCCACGAACCCCTTATTTTCCGGCTCATACCCGATGCCGGACAATTCTACTCTATCAAACTTAACACAGCCAATCTCCAGTCAAATATTGAAATGGTAAAAGAGGAGTACCTGTCTTCATTCCCTGGCAATGTCTTTGAATACTTTTTCCTCGATGATTACTTCAATCAACAATACGCCAGCGAGCAAACATTTGGCAAAGTAGTCGCCCTATTTTCAGGCCTATCCATTTTCGTTGCTTGCCTTGGGCTGATTGGACTTACCTCATTTTCGGCTAGCATGCGTACCAAAGAAATAGGCATAAGAAAGGTGCTGGGCGCATCGGAGCGGACAATCCTTGGCCTGCTAACCCGGGAGTTTCTACTGTTGATTGTAATTAGTTCTGTGCTGGCTATACCCCTTTCCTGGCTAGTTTACCAGGGCTGGCTGGACAACTTCGCCAACAGGATTGACCTTTCTCCCTGGCTATTGCTAGTCCCGGGCCTCGCCGTCGCAGCCGTTGCGCTACTTGCCTCAGCATCGCAAACCATTCGGGCAGCCAAGCTTGACCCTGCCAAGTCGCTAAGGCATGAGTAA
- a CDS encoding Dps family protein, with translation MNYIGIDEDVAAGEIKALNSLLASYQVFYQNLRGFHWNIKGEKFFGLHEKFEEYYTAAAEDIDAIAERILTIGGAPLHSISQYLKESKIREVTEVSEARTAVESILEQYIELVNLERPILDQSAEANDEGTNSLISDLLAKQEKTIWMLSSWLK, from the coding sequence ATGAACTACATAGGAATAGATGAAGATGTGGCTGCGGGCGAAATCAAAGCTTTGAATAGTTTGCTTGCCAGCTATCAGGTATTTTATCAGAACCTGCGGGGATTTCACTGGAACATCAAAGGAGAGAAATTCTTTGGGCTGCATGAAAAGTTTGAGGAATACTACACGGCCGCCGCAGAAGACATAGACGCAATTGCTGAAAGAATTCTCACAATTGGCGGTGCGCCTTTGCACTCAATCAGCCAGTATCTGAAGGAAAGCAAAATCAGGGAGGTGACTGAGGTAAGCGAGGCAAGAACAGCTGTTGAGAGCATTCTTGAGCAGTATATCGAGCTTGTGAATTTGGAAAGGCCTATTCTGGATCAAAGTGCCGAAGCGAATGATGAAGGCACTAATTCCCTCATATCAGACTTGCTGGCCAAGCAGGAAAAGACCATTTGGATGCTAAGCAGCTGGTTGAAGTGA
- a CDS encoding 3-keto-disaccharide hydrolase codes for MKKLALFLAIAAFSTASFAQNKLTKEEKKDGYMLLFNGKDLSGWIGNKQDYVAENGTIAVKTDAGGSGNLYTEKEYGDFIFRFEFKLTPDANNGLGIRTPLEGDAAYVGMELQILDNTAEMYSKLQPYQYHGSVYGVIPAKRGFLKPVGEWNYQEVEVKGTKVKVTLNGEVIVDGDIAEASKDGTMDHKEHPGLKNKKGYIGFLGHGSELYFRSIRIKELD; via the coding sequence ATGAAAAAATTAGCACTATTTCTGGCTATTGCTGCTTTCAGCACCGCTTCATTTGCCCAAAACAAGCTCACTAAAGAAGAAAAAAAAGATGGCTATATGCTCCTTTTTAATGGAAAAGACCTCTCTGGCTGGATAGGCAATAAGCAAGATTATGTGGCGGAAAACGGCACTATTGCAGTGAAAACAGATGCAGGTGGAAGCGGCAATCTTTACACTGAAAAGGAATACGGAGATTTCATTTTCCGCTTTGAGTTCAAGCTAACACCTGACGCCAACAACGGTCTGGGCATCCGCACACCACTGGAAGGCGATGCTGCTTATGTTGGTATGGAGCTGCAGATATTAGACAACACTGCCGAAATGTACTCCAAGCTTCAGCCCTATCAATACCATGGCTCTGTTTATGGGGTTATCCCGGCTAAGCGTGGTTTTTTAAAGCCTGTTGGCGAGTGGAACTACCAGGAGGTTGAAGTGAAGGGAACTAAGGTGAAGGTGACCCTGAACGGCGAAGTGATTGTGGATGGCGACATCGCCGAGGCCAGCAAAGACGGTACCATGGATCACAAAGAGCACCCAGGGTTAAAAAACAAGAAAGGTTACATTGGCTTTTTAGGCCATGGCTCGGAGTTGTATTTCAGGAGTATCAGGATCAAGGAGCTTGATTAA
- a CDS encoding type II toxin-antitoxin system HigB family toxin: protein MEYSKKYPLAATALFEWYHELVKADFESFNDLKGVYGNASVVGDDRVVFNIMGNKYRLVVRIVFEFKATQVRWFGTHTEYDKIDVVTVQFKRK, encoded by the coding sequence TTGGAGTACTCAAAAAAATACCCATTGGCAGCGACGGCGCTGTTCGAGTGGTATCACGAATTAGTAAAAGCTGATTTTGAAAGCTTTAATGACTTGAAGGGTGTGTATGGGAATGCCAGTGTGGTTGGTGACGATCGGGTTGTGTTTAACATAATGGGGAATAAATATAGACTTGTTGTCCGCATTGTATTTGAGTTTAAGGCAACCCAGGTCAGGTGGTTTGGCACTCATACTGAGTATGACAAAATAGATGTAGTAACTGTACAATTTAAAAGGAAATAG
- a CDS encoding glycoside hydrolase family 130 protein has translation MKRILILLALGHFLFVGCTSNQPTTPWQIGPFVKQDDANPILTALDSTAFFCPVRMDSVYWEAKDVFNPTALVRNGQVHLLYRAEDRVGKYAGTSRIGLAVSDDGIHFERMPAPIFYPENDAQSKYEWEGGCEDPRIVESEDGTYYMTYTAYDGEIARLLVASSKDLVSWTKYGPVFQSAENGKFLDLWSKSGAVVTKRDGDKFVATKINGKYWMYWGDTNIYLAWSDDLINWTPVTDVAAGVTDYKLKPIFGPRPGKFDSDLVEPGPQAFVTDQGILLIYNSRNFGENRTADLADGTYSAGQILLDINDPAEVVSRSDDYFMTPDKDYEITGQVNNVCFLEGLVNFKGKWYLYYGTADSKIAVAVSE, from the coding sequence ATGAAAAGAATTCTGATCCTATTAGCTCTCGGGCATTTTTTATTCGTCGGCTGCACCTCCAACCAGCCAACTACCCCCTGGCAGATTGGGCCCTTTGTCAAACAGGACGATGCCAACCCCATCTTAACGGCACTGGATAGCACAGCTTTTTTCTGCCCCGTAAGAATGGACAGCGTGTACTGGGAGGCGAAAGACGTATTCAACCCCACGGCGCTGGTAAGAAATGGGCAAGTGCATCTGCTCTACCGAGCCGAAGACAGGGTTGGGAAATACGCAGGCACATCCCGCATAGGATTGGCCGTCAGCGATGATGGTATTCACTTCGAAAGGATGCCAGCCCCCATTTTCTACCCCGAAAATGACGCTCAGAGCAAATACGAGTGGGAAGGTGGCTGCGAAGACCCCAGGATAGTGGAAAGCGAAGACGGCACTTACTATATGACCTACACCGCCTACGATGGCGAAATAGCCCGGCTGCTGGTGGCTTCTTCCAAAGACCTGGTGAGCTGGACAAAATACGGCCCGGTTTTTCAGTCAGCCGAAAACGGAAAGTTCCTCGACCTTTGGTCGAAATCAGGAGCTGTTGTCACCAAAAGAGACGGCGATAAATTTGTCGCCACCAAAATCAACGGCAAGTATTGGATGTACTGGGGCGACACCAACATTTACCTGGCCTGGTCCGACGACCTTATCAACTGGACGCCCGTAACCGACGTTGCGGCTGGCGTAACCGACTACAAGCTGAAACCTATATTCGGCCCCAGGCCGGGCAAGTTTGACAGCGACCTGGTAGAGCCGGGCCCACAGGCTTTCGTAACCGACCAGGGCATTCTCCTCATCTACAACAGCAGAAATTTTGGAGAAAACCGAACGGCTGATTTGGCAGACGGTACCTACTCCGCAGGGCAGATTCTTCTTGACATCAACGACCCCGCCGAAGTGGTAAGCCGCTCCGACGATTACTTTATGACACCCGATAAAGACTATGAAATCACCGGTCAGGTAAACAATGTGTGTTTTCTGGAAGGGTTAGTGAATTTCAAAGGCAAATGGTACTTATATTACGGAACCGCTGACTCCAAAATCGCAGTAGCGGTAAGTGAATAA
- the atpC gene encoding ATP synthase F1 subunit epsilon, protein MYLEIITPDRKVFEGEVDAATFPGSDGSFQVLNNHAPIISSLAKGDLIYKTKEGSKILMVDGGVVEVRNNHVIVLAESVE, encoded by the coding sequence ATGTATTTGGAAATTATCACACCCGATCGTAAAGTGTTTGAAGGAGAAGTTGATGCTGCTACCTTCCCCGGCAGCGACGGCTCGTTTCAGGTGCTGAACAATCACGCACCTATTATCAGCTCTTTGGCGAAGGGAGATTTAATCTACAAAACCAAGGAAGGATCAAAAATCCTCATGGTTGATGGTGGCGTGGTGGAGGTAAGGAACAATCATGTGATTGTTCTTGCAGAATCTGTGGAATAG
- a CDS encoding helix-turn-helix domain-containing protein translates to MELAVIKNEAQYEAYLEWVNEMFDRKVAPDSPVGKKVEVALLLIKQFEDEHFPIPLPDPIDAIRLKMLELGLRNKDLVGKYGSKGHVSSLLNKRKPLTLELARLFHKEFNIPAEVLLS, encoded by the coding sequence ATGGAATTGGCGGTAATAAAAAACGAAGCTCAATATGAAGCTTATCTTGAATGGGTGAATGAAATGTTTGACAGAAAGGTGGCTCCTGACTCCCCTGTAGGTAAAAAGGTGGAAGTTGCTTTGCTCCTTATTAAGCAGTTTGAAGACGAGCACTTTCCAATTCCTTTACCTGACCCCATAGATGCTATCAGGTTAAAAATGTTGGAGCTCGGCCTCAGGAATAAAGATTTGGTGGGAAAGTATGGCAGCAAAGGGCATGTTTCTTCACTTTTGAACAAACGAAAGCCTTTAACCCTGGAATTGGCAAGACTATTTCACAAGGAATTTAATATCCCGGCGGAGGTTCTATTGTCCTGA
- a CDS encoding Do family serine endopeptidase: MNKRQIYVAMLFSSLLSAMIAIGGYQLLNNQNDEFSSFEDRQNVRFSNFLDTTSVVVPEGLNFVYAAKAATPGVVHIRSKYTSTPTASNNQFDQYFQDFFGNRGQRAPSGASGSGVIIADNGYIVTNNHVVENASEVEVLMNDNRTFDAKVVGTDPTTDLALLKIDGKNLPFVKFGSSEHINVGEWVLAIGNPFEFRSTVTAGIVSATGRNINILRDPSNRNLQIESFIQTDAAVNPGNSGGALVNLRGELVGINTAIATHTGSYSGYSFAVPTTLVKKVMDDLKEFGVVQRALLGVNIVDVNAALAEARGLNVLKGISIENVNPNSGAADAGLEKGDVIIAVDGKGVDNVAKLQEKIAVKRPGDKVEVTYIRGGKESTVKVTLKSTSDSIEVVEARSSFSIEGSNFTDVSREEMQNLKIDGGAKATEVNDGKWKEAGVRAGFIITNIDKTTIRNIQDLARVMANKRGGTLIEGVYPDGTEAFYGIGW, encoded by the coding sequence ATGAATAAAAGACAGATTTATGTAGCGATGCTATTCTCCTCCCTTTTGAGTGCGATGATAGCTATAGGCGGGTATCAACTGCTAAACAACCAGAATGATGAGTTTTCATCATTCGAAGACCGTCAGAATGTAAGGTTCTCCAATTTCCTCGACACGACGAGTGTGGTGGTGCCAGAAGGACTTAATTTTGTATACGCTGCCAAAGCAGCTACACCAGGCGTGGTGCACATCAGGTCAAAATACACCTCCACACCCACTGCCAGCAACAATCAATTTGATCAGTACTTCCAGGACTTCTTTGGTAACAGGGGGCAAAGGGCTCCATCAGGTGCCAGCGGCTCAGGTGTGATCATAGCCGACAATGGCTATATTGTAACCAACAACCACGTGGTGGAAAATGCCTCAGAGGTGGAAGTGCTTATGAATGACAACAGAACTTTTGATGCTAAGGTGGTGGGCACTGACCCGACGACTGACCTTGCGCTATTGAAAATTGATGGTAAAAATCTTCCCTTCGTAAAGTTTGGAAGCTCAGAGCATATCAACGTCGGCGAATGGGTACTGGCCATTGGCAATCCATTCGAGTTCAGGTCGACTGTAACGGCTGGTATTGTAAGTGCCACTGGCAGAAACATCAATATACTGCGTGACCCCAGCAACAGAAACCTGCAAATTGAGTCGTTCATACAGACAGATGCCGCCGTTAACCCTGGCAATAGTGGAGGGGCATTGGTCAACCTTAGGGGAGAGCTTGTTGGTATCAATACAGCCATCGCCACCCACACCGGCTCTTATTCAGGCTATTCCTTCGCCGTTCCTACCACGCTTGTGAAAAAAGTGATGGATGACTTGAAGGAGTTTGGTGTGGTTCAAAGGGCTTTACTGGGAGTGAACATCGTAGACGTAAATGCTGCCCTGGCTGAAGCCAGAGGACTCAATGTGCTGAAGGGCATTTCGATTGAGAATGTGAACCCCAACAGTGGCGCTGCCGACGCCGGCCTTGAAAAAGGGGATGTGATTATCGCCGTTGATGGCAAAGGCGTTGACAATGTAGCCAAGCTTCAGGAAAAAATAGCTGTTAAAAGACCAGGCGACAAAGTGGAGGTCACTTATATAAGAGGCGGCAAAGAAAGCACCGTGAAGGTAACGCTGAAAAGCACGTCTGACTCTATCGAGGTTGTGGAAGCCAGAAGCTCTTTCTCAATAGAAGGAAGCAACTTTACAGATGTGAGCAGGGAAGAAATGCAAAACCTAAAAATCGATGGCGGTGCAAAAGCCACAGAGGTAAACGACGGTAAATGGAAAGAAGCTGGTGTTCGTGCCGGTTTCATCATCACCAATATCGACAAAACTACCATCAGAAATATTCAGGACTTGGCAAGAGTGATGGCCAACAAAAGAGGCGGAACACTGATTGAAGGTGTTTATCCCGATGGAACGGAGGCTTTCTATGGCATAGGCTGGTAG
- a CDS encoding inorganic diphosphatase encodes MDRFNPWHHVSLGQKAPEIINGIIEIPKNSRAKYELDKDSGLLMLDRVLYSSVYYPANYGFIPQTYCDDKDPLDILVLSQIEVVPLCIVPAKVIGVMRMLDQGEADDKIIAVAQHDMSWNHYNDISELPDHFKNEIQNFFEDYKKLEHKTVVVHDFMDRVVAMEIVEKAIEDYKIKFKKA; translated from the coding sequence ATGGATAGATTTAATCCCTGGCACCACGTAAGTCTTGGCCAAAAGGCACCGGAAATTATTAATGGCATTATAGAGATACCAAAAAACAGCCGAGCCAAGTATGAGCTCGATAAGGACAGCGGCTTGCTCATGCTGGACAGGGTGCTCTATTCTTCTGTTTACTATCCCGCCAACTACGGATTCATCCCTCAAACCTACTGCGACGACAAAGATCCGCTGGATATTCTGGTGTTGTCGCAAATCGAAGTGGTGCCTCTTTGCATAGTGCCTGCCAAAGTAATTGGCGTGATGCGCATGCTCGACCAGGGCGAGGCGGATGATAAAATCATTGCCGTTGCTCAGCACGATATGAGCTGGAACCATTACAATGATATCAGTGAGTTGCCTGATCACTTCAAAAACGAGATCCAAAACTTTTTCGAAGACTATAAGAAGCTCGAACACAAAACCGTGGTGGTGCACGATTTTATGGATAGAGTGGTTGCCATGGAAATTGTAGAAAAAGCTATTGAGGACTATAAAATCAAATTCAAGAAAGCCTAA